In Cicer arietinum cultivar CDC Frontier isolate Library 1 chromosome 7, Cicar.CDCFrontier_v2.0, whole genome shotgun sequence, a single window of DNA contains:
- the LOC101506906 gene encoding high affinity nitrate transporter 2.5 has protein sequence MNLEGSEQEPKFTLPVDSEHKSTEFKIQSIAKPHMLAFHLSWFSFFACFVSSFAAAPLVPIIRENLNLTATDIGNAGVASVSGAVFARIAMGTACDLFGPRLASASLILLTSPAVYFTSIIHSPTGFLLVRFFTGFSLATFVSTQFWMSSMFSTNVVGRANGFSGGWGNLGGGATQLIMPLVFSLIQDFGSTKFTAWRIAFFIPAFLQTMTAFLILIFGQDLPDGNFHGLKKKGEKPKDELSKVVYHGVLNYRGWILALTYGYCFGVELTVDNIIAEYFYDKFNLKLHTAGIIAASFGLANVFSRPGGGIISDLMAKRFGMRGRLWCLWICQTLAGIFCVILGLVGSLSVSVVVMIIFSVFVQAACGMTFGIVPFVSRRSLGVISGMTGGGGNVGAVLTQLIFFKGSRFSKERGITLMGVMIIICTLPLCLIYFPQWGGMFFGPSSKNVTEEDYYLAEWNSKEKEKGSHNGSLKFADNSRSERGRKLDISTRPSEDMTPPPSHV, from the exons atgaATCTAGAAGGGTCAGAACAAGAACCAAAATTCACACTACCAGTAGATTCAGAACACAAATCAACAGAATTCAAAATCCAGTCAATAGCAAAACCACACATGCTAGCATTCCATCTATCATGGTTCTCATTCTTTGCATGCTTTGTTTCAAGCTTTGCAGCTGCACCACTTGTCCCTATAATCCGTGAAAATCTCAACCTCACTGCAACAGACATAGGAAACGCTGGTGTTGCATCTGTTTCAGGTGCTGTTTTCGCTCGAATTGCAATGGGAACAGCTTGCGATTTATTCGGTCCTCGTCTCGCTTCCGCTTCCTTGATTCTATTAACTTCTCCGGCTGTTTACTTCACTTCCATCATCCATTCTCCCACCGGTTTCCTCCTTGTTCGTTTCTTCACAGGCTTTTCCTTAGCTACCTTTGTTTCCACTCAGTTTTGGATGAGTTCTATGTTTTCTACCAATGTTGTTGGTAGAGCAAATGGTTTTTCAG GTGGTTGGGGTAACCTTGGTGGTGGAGCCACACAACTTATCATGCCGTTGGTTTTTTCATTGATTCAAGATTTTGGTTCAACAAAATTCACTGCATGGAGAATCGCTTTTTTCATACCTGCTTTTTTGCAAACAATGACagcttttttaattttgatatttggaCAAGATCTGCCTGATGGTAATTTTCATGGTTTGAAGAAAAAAGGAGAGAAACCAAAAGATGAATTATCAAAAGTGGTTTATCATGGTGTGTTGAATTATAGAGGGTGGATTTTAGCTTTGACTTATGGTTATTGTTTTGGAGTGGAGTTGACTGTGGATAATATTATAGCtgaatatttttatgataaatttaatCTTAAACTTCACACTGCTGGAATTATAGCTGCTAGTTTTGGTTTGGCAAATGTATTTTCAAGACCTGGTGGAGGGATAATTTCTGATTTGATGGCAAAGAGATTTGGAATGAGGGGTAGGTTGTGGTGTTTGTGGATTTGTCAAACATTGGCTGGTATTTTTTGTGTGATTTTGGGACTTGTTGGATCTTTGAGTGTTTCTGTTGTTGTTATGATCATTTTCTCTGTTTTTGTTCAAGCTGCTTGTGGAATGACTTTTGGAATTGTTCCTTTCGTCTCAAGAAG GTCCTTAGGGGTGATATCAGGAATGACAGGAGGAGGAGGAAATGTTGGTGCAGTTCTAACACAACTAATTTTCTTCAAAGGATCAAGATTTTCAAAAGAAAGAGGAATAACTCTAATGGGTGTCATGATCATAATATGCACCTTACCATTATGCTTAATCTATTTCCCCCAATGGGGTGGCATGTTTTTTGGTCCATCATCTAAAAATGTGACAGAAGAAGATTATTACTTGGCTGAATGGAACTCAAAGGAAAAAGAGAAAGGGTCTCATAATGGAAGCTTGAAATTTGCTGACAATAGTAGAAGTGAAAGAGGAAGAAAATTGGATATTTCAACTAGGCCTTCTGAGGATATGACACCCCCACCATCCCATGTTTGA